In Ensifer canadensis, a genomic segment contains:
- the mgtE gene encoding magnesium transporter produces MSNTGDDDRDSEEIPAYDGADIYAEDGSVRSDFLMHVGAAIADRDTIYLRQHVAGLHSSEMGDLLEAIQPEQRLALVSLLGKDFDLSSLTEVDEAIRLDIVEHLPNEQIAEALGEMDSDDAVYILEDLDQEDQDEILAKLPFTERVRLRRSLDYPESTAGRRMQTEFVAVPPFWTIGQTIDYMREDADLPESFTQIFVIDPTFKLLGAVDLDKVLRSKRSIKVDAIMRDTSHAIPAEMDQEEAAQLFEQYDLLSAAVVDDNGRLVGVLTIDDVVDVIQEEAEEDLLRLSGVGDEELSDSVADASRSRVPWLFINSMTACISASVIGLFDATIQQIVALAILMPIVAGMGGNAGSQTMTVTVRALATRGLDIHNAPRIIRREAGVGLLNGMIFGTLIGLLAGLWFQDPNIGGIIATAMLINMMAAALAGIMVPLLLERFGADPAVSSAVFVTAITDITGFSSFLGIATWWFHVT; encoded by the coding sequence ATGAGCAATACCGGCGACGACGACCGCGATTCCGAAGAAATCCCCGCCTATGATGGGGCGGACATCTATGCCGAAGACGGTTCGGTGCGCTCCGACTTCCTGATGCATGTCGGCGCGGCGATTGCCGACCGCGACACGATCTATCTCCGCCAACACGTCGCCGGCCTGCACTCGTCCGAAATGGGCGACCTGCTCGAGGCGATCCAGCCGGAACAGCGCCTGGCGCTCGTCTCGCTGCTTGGCAAGGACTTCGATCTTTCGTCGCTGACCGAAGTCGACGAGGCCATTCGCCTCGACATCGTCGAGCATCTGCCCAACGAGCAGATCGCCGAGGCGCTTGGCGAGATGGATTCGGATGATGCCGTCTACATTCTCGAGGATCTCGATCAAGAGGACCAGGACGAGATCCTGGCGAAGCTGCCCTTTACCGAGCGCGTTCGCTTGCGTCGTTCGCTTGATTATCCCGAGAGCACAGCCGGCCGGCGCATGCAGACGGAGTTCGTCGCGGTGCCACCGTTCTGGACCATCGGCCAGACGATCGACTATATGCGCGAGGACGCGGACCTTCCGGAAAGTTTCACGCAGATCTTCGTCATCGATCCGACCTTCAAGCTCCTGGGTGCCGTTGATCTAGACAAGGTTCTGCGCTCCAAGCGCTCGATCAAGGTCGACGCCATCATGCGCGATACCAGCCATGCCATTCCAGCGGAGATGGATCAGGAAGAGGCGGCGCAGCTCTTCGAGCAATACGACCTTCTTTCGGCTGCTGTGGTGGACGACAACGGCCGGCTCGTCGGGGTTTTGACCATCGACGATGTCGTCGACGTCATCCAGGAGGAGGCGGAGGAAGACTTGCTGCGTCTGAGCGGCGTCGGCGATGAGGAGTTGTCGGACTCGGTCGCCGACGCTTCCCGCTCACGCGTCCCGTGGCTGTTCATCAATTCGATGACGGCCTGTATCTCCGCCTCTGTCATCGGCCTTTTCGATGCGACGATCCAGCAGATCGTGGCGCTTGCCATCCTCATGCCGATCGTCGCGGGCATGGGTGGCAATGCCGGCTCGCAGACGATGACCGTGACGGTGCGCGCGCTTGCGACCCGCGGCCTCGACATTCACAACGCGCCACGAATCATCCGGCGCGAAGCGGGGGTGGGTCTCTTGAACGGCATGATCTTCGGCACGCTGATCGGCCTTCTGGCCGGCCTCTGGTTCCAGGATCCGAATATCGGCGGCATTATCGCCACGGCGATGCTCATCAACATGATGGCCGCGGCCCTTGCCGGCATCATGGTTCCGCTCCTTTTGGAACGCTTTGGCGCCGATCCGGCGGTCTCCTCCGCCGTCTTCGTGACGGCTATTACCGATATCACCGGCTTCTCCAGTTTTCTCGGTATCGCCACCTGGTGGTTTCACGTCACGTGA
- a CDS encoding MerR family transcriptional regulator: MNKYYSITELTREFGISTRTLRFYEDEGLIHPERRGRTRMFRPADRRLIQEILRGRRIGFTIAEIREIIQVYKDPPGELGQLQLLMSRVEAKREELRQKRKDIEDTLTELDNVEEACLTRLAEIGVGT; this comes from the coding sequence GTGAATAAGTACTATAGCATTACCGAATTGACGCGGGAATTCGGCATTTCGACCCGAACGCTGAGGTTCTATGAGGACGAGGGCCTCATTCATCCGGAGCGTCGCGGACGGACCCGCATGTTCCGCCCCGCGGATCGCCGGTTGATACAGGAGATTCTCCGGGGTCGGCGCATCGGTTTCACGATCGCCGAGATCCGCGAGATCATTCAGGTCTATAAGGACCCGCCCGGCGAACTTGGTCAGCTGCAGTTGTTGATGAGCCGCGTCGAGGCGAAGCGCGAAGAGCTCCGGCAGAAGCGCAAGGATATCGAGGACACGCTCACCGAACTAGACAATGTCGAGGAGGCATGTCTGACGCGTCTCGCCGAGATCGGCGTCGGCACCTGA
- a CDS encoding methyltransferase family protein, giving the protein MNAYRAKPLSFPWPALLYGTATLAALLLARYSPIPVVHGHGWVPWISGAILVATAIWLDLWAVKTLLDRHTAVLPQRCATCLVTYGPFRFTRNPIYLGYTLMMIGFGLITLNPWFFIMAIAAVMLTTIFAIRNEERHLLSRFGFEFERYCRHTSRWI; this is encoded by the coding sequence ATGAATGCCTATCGTGCCAAGCCGCTGAGTTTCCCATGGCCGGCCCTGCTCTACGGGACCGCCACCCTCGCAGCCTTGCTGCTTGCACGATATTCGCCCATCCCGGTGGTTCATGGCCACGGCTGGGTGCCTTGGATTTCGGGCGCCATCCTTGTCGCGACAGCAATCTGGCTCGATCTCTGGGCCGTCAAGACGCTGCTGGATCGCCACACCGCCGTACTTCCGCAGCGGTGCGCCACGTGCCTTGTCACCTACGGACCGTTCCGCTTCACGCGCAATCCGATCTATCTCGGCTACACGCTGATGATGATCGGCTTTGGCCTGATCACACTCAATCCTTGGTTCTTCATCATGGCGATTGCGGCGGTGATGTTGACCACGATCTTCGCCATTCGCAACGAGGAGCGGCATCTGCTTTCGCGCTTCGGCTTCGAGTTCGAGCGCTACTGCCGGCATACGAGCCGCTGGATCTGA
- a CDS encoding DUF1624 domain-containing protein, with protein sequence MSDSNMTSTAEPQPTTSAHRRLVFIDVLRGLALVAMALYHFVWDLEFFGYVAAGTAGTGGWKIFARLIASSFLFLAGYSLVLGQRPRIRFDAFMRRFAKIAGAAAVISIATWFAFPNTFIFFGILHSIAAASLVGLLFLPLPAIVSFVAAAAAFAAPLYLRSAIFDAPYLWWVGLSETIPRSNDYVPLLPWLAPFLLGLGTAKLVHARLMAWLAKRPVNDGKRRLWTKALIFGGRHSLAIYLLHQPLLIGLVYLFSLVSPPTLPDPKQAYRTNCVEACGRGNPAVPCDAFCGCTLDRLVEQNLFDDLNRGKINVNTDERIARIAGQCTMDVQSGD encoded by the coding sequence ATGTCCGATAGCAACATGACCTCAACCGCTGAACCGCAACCAACGACGAGCGCCCATCGCCGGCTCGTCTTTATCGATGTGCTGCGCGGCCTGGCACTGGTGGCCATGGCGCTTTACCATTTCGTCTGGGATCTGGAATTCTTTGGCTATGTCGCGGCTGGGACCGCCGGTACCGGCGGGTGGAAGATTTTTGCGCGCCTGATCGCCAGCAGCTTCCTGTTTCTGGCGGGCTACAGCCTCGTGCTCGGGCAACGGCCGAGGATACGTTTCGATGCCTTCATGCGTCGTTTTGCCAAGATTGCCGGCGCGGCCGCGGTTATCAGCATTGCGACCTGGTTCGCCTTCCCCAACACCTTCATATTTTTCGGGATCCTCCATTCGATTGCCGCGGCGAGCCTCGTCGGCCTTCTCTTCCTGCCGCTTCCGGCAATCGTTTCGTTCGTGGCTGCAGCCGCCGCCTTTGCCGCTCCGCTCTATCTCCGCTCTGCGATCTTCGACGCACCCTATCTCTGGTGGGTCGGCCTTTCCGAAACGATTCCGCGCTCGAACGACTACGTGCCGCTGCTGCCGTGGCTCGCACCGTTCCTCCTCGGTCTCGGCACCGCAAAGCTTGTGCATGCACGCCTGATGGCATGGCTTGCCAAGCGCCCGGTGAACGACGGAAAGAGACGGCTGTGGACGAAAGCGCTGATCTTCGGGGGGCGTCACAGTCTGGCCATATACCTCCTCCACCAGCCGCTGCTCATCGGATTGGTCTATCTCTTCTCACTGGTCTCGCCGCCGACACTGCCGGATCCCAAGCAGGCCTACCGCACCAACTGCGTCGAGGCCTGCGGCCGTGGCAATCCGGCCGTGCCTTGTGACGCCTTTTGCGGATGTACGCTCGACCGTCTGGTGGAACAGAACCTGTTCGACGACCTGAACAGGGGAAAGATCAACGTGAACACGGATGAACGCATTGCGCGAATCGCCGGCCAGTGCACAATGGACGTGCAATCAGGGGACTAG
- a CDS encoding DUF599 domain-containing protein: MTFEDYIALTVFILLWAGFSWATDGTRGFKRISLTRLMNEHRGRWIRNSLNRDLKMIDTQIIAGLQAGTAFFASTTIFALGGCFALLGATEQVQMIFADMPYVFHGGRTAFELKVAGLTCLFGYSFFKFGWSYRLFNYCSILMGGIPMTADMIRDRHAAEIAAERAVRMNVLAAKHFNAGLRAIFLSIGYLGWFISPYAFVGLTIFVIFVLTRRQFFSEARAALLEDAAR; the protein is encoded by the coding sequence ATGACCTTCGAAGATTACATAGCACTTACCGTGTTCATCCTGCTGTGGGCCGGCTTCAGCTGGGCAACAGACGGTACCCGTGGCTTCAAACGCATCAGTCTCACGCGGCTGATGAACGAGCATCGTGGCCGGTGGATTCGCAATTCGCTCAACCGAGACCTGAAAATGATCGACACCCAGATCATCGCCGGGCTGCAGGCGGGCACCGCCTTCTTCGCTTCGACAACAATCTTTGCGCTCGGCGGCTGCTTCGCTCTCTTGGGCGCGACCGAGCAGGTGCAGATGATCTTCGCCGACATGCCCTATGTCTTCCACGGGGGCCGAACGGCCTTCGAGCTGAAGGTCGCCGGGCTCACCTGCCTCTTCGGCTATTCCTTCTTCAAGTTCGGCTGGTCCTATCGCCTGTTCAACTACTGCTCGATCCTCATGGGCGGCATACCGATGACGGCGGACATGATACGCGACCGGCACGCCGCCGAGATCGCGGCCGAACGCGCGGTGCGCATGAACGTGCTCGCCGCAAAGCACTTCAATGCCGGTCTCAGGGCGATCTTCCTGTCGATCGGCTATCTCGGCTGGTTCATCAGCCCCTACGCCTTCGTCGGCCTGACAATCTTCGTCATTTTCGTTCTGACCCGCCGGCAGTTCTTCTCGGAGGCGCGCGCGGCCCTGTTGGAAGACGCCGCCCGCTAA
- a CDS encoding L-serine ammonia-lyase, whose amino-acid sequence MFLSVFDVFKIGIGPSSSHTMGPMSAANRFLELILSDEWPRPSHASVAAIKVSLHGSLAHTGIGHGSGRAVVLGLVGERPDRVDPDRMDALIDDVERTGRITPPGHPSYEFQPKTDLIFDKKVPLPGHANGMSFSAFDKDGRLLLKRIYYSIGGGFVVTDTELEAMRASKNKPAGVKVPFPFSTAHEMLDMAARSGMTIAQMKRANEETTMSPQELNEGLDRIWGAMSSCIDRGLSQDGIMPGGLKVRRRARSIHDKLQEEWRSNKINPLLANDWLSVYAMAVNEENAAGGRVVTSPTNGAAGVVPATIRYYMHFHDDADQDGVRDYLLTAAAIGGIIKHNASISGAEVGCQGEVGSASAMAAAGLAAVMGGSPEQIENAAEIALEHHLGMTCDPVAGLVQVPCIERNALGAVKAVTAASLALKGDGQHFVPLDACIETMRQTGVDMNEKYKETSTGGLAVNVVEC is encoded by the coding sequence ATGTTTCTTTCCGTCTTCGACGTCTTCAAGATCGGCATTGGTCCTTCGAGTTCGCATACGATGGGCCCGATGTCGGCCGCCAATCGCTTTCTCGAACTCATCCTGTCCGACGAATGGCCGCGTCCGTCGCATGCCTCCGTCGCCGCCATCAAGGTCAGCCTGCACGGCTCGCTTGCCCACACCGGCATCGGCCATGGTTCGGGCAGGGCGGTTGTGCTCGGGCTTGTCGGCGAGCGTCCCGATCGCGTCGACCCCGACCGCATGGATGCACTGATCGACGACGTCGAGCGCACCGGGCGCATAACGCCGCCGGGCCATCCATCTTACGAATTTCAGCCGAAGACCGATCTGATCTTCGACAAGAAGGTGCCCTTGCCAGGCCACGCCAACGGCATGTCCTTTTCGGCCTTCGACAAGGACGGCCGCCTTCTGCTCAAGCGCATCTACTATTCGATCGGTGGCGGTTTCGTCGTGACCGATACGGAACTCGAAGCGATGCGCGCTTCCAAGAACAAGCCTGCTGGCGTCAAGGTCCCGTTCCCCTTCAGCACTGCCCACGAAATGCTCGACATGGCCGCCCGCTCCGGCATGACCATCGCGCAGATGAAGCGGGCAAACGAAGAAACCACCATGTCGCCGCAGGAACTGAATGAGGGGCTCGACCGCATCTGGGGCGCAATGAGCAGCTGCATCGACCGCGGCCTTAGCCAGGACGGCATCATGCCCGGTGGTCTCAAGGTGCGCCGGCGCGCCCGCTCCATTCACGACAAGCTGCAGGAAGAGTGGCGCTCCAACAAGATCAACCCGCTGCTCGCCAACGACTGGTTGAGCGTCTACGCCATGGCGGTGAACGAAGAAAACGCCGCCGGCGGCCGCGTTGTGACGTCGCCGACGAACGGTGCCGCCGGCGTCGTTCCGGCGACCATCCGCTATTACATGCATTTCCACGACGATGCCGATCAGGACGGCGTTCGCGACTATCTGCTGACGGCAGCTGCCATCGGCGGTATCATCAAACACAACGCCTCCATTTCAGGCGCCGAAGTCGGCTGTCAGGGCGAGGTCGGTTCGGCCTCGGCCATGGCGGCAGCGGGCCTTGCTGCTGTCATGGGCGGTTCTCCGGAGCAGATCGAAAACGCCGCCGAGATCGCGCTCGAACATCATCTCGGCATGACCTGCGATCCGGTCGCCGGCCTGGTACAGGTGCCTTGCATCGAACGAAACGCACTCGGCGCCGTCAAGGCCGTTACTGCAGCGTCGCTGGCGCTCAAGGGCGATGGTCAGCATTTCGTGCCGCTCGATGCCTGCATCGAAACCATGCGCCAGACCGGCGTCGACATGAACGAGAAATACAAGGAAACGTCCACCGGCGGCCTGGCGGTCAATGTCGTCGAATGTTGA
- a CDS encoding DUF1489 family protein has product MSLHLIKLCVGAESIDDLREWVSRKALAAIAAGLEPHSYHTTRMVPKRMDELLEGGSLYWVIKGQVQARQPLIGIETFTDGEGIGRCNLLLGPEVVETELQPRRAFQGWRYLKANEAPRDLASLSGDGAEMPLELRRELAELGLL; this is encoded by the coding sequence ATGTCTCTGCATCTCATAAAGCTCTGCGTCGGAGCGGAATCGATCGATGATCTGCGCGAATGGGTTTCGCGCAAGGCCCTGGCTGCAATTGCCGCCGGCCTTGAACCGCATTCATACCACACCACCCGAATGGTGCCGAAACGCATGGACGAGCTGCTGGAAGGCGGCTCGCTCTATTGGGTCATCAAGGGTCAGGTTCAGGCGCGCCAACCGCTGATCGGTATCGAAACCTTTACGGACGGTGAGGGGATCGGTCGCTGCAATCTGCTGCTCGGACCCGAAGTCGTTGAAACGGAGCTGCAGCCGCGTCGGGCCTTCCAGGGCTGGCGCTATCTCAAGGCTAACGAAGCGCCTCGAGATCTGGCGTCGCTTTCGGGCGATGGGGCCGAAATGCCTCTCGAGCTCCGGCGCGAGCTTGCCGAACTCGGTCTGCTCTAA